One Acidimicrobiales bacterium genomic region harbors:
- a CDS encoding thiamine diphosphokinase, which yields MSGRAIVVAGGLSPGPGLVDDAGAFVVAADSGLDRALEMGLRVDLVVGDLDSVTDEALASAKAAGVPVEVHPVDKDATDLELALEVCLARHATQVQVVALDGGRPDHWLANVSLLCSPRWADMEMHALSATSEMRVVRAATELDYRVGSIVTLLAWGGPVHGVEVSGLRWTPPSTLVPGDTIGVSNEITASPVQIAISEGVLLVVVPVGDGD from the coding sequence GTGTCGGGTCGGGCGATCGTCGTCGCGGGCGGCCTTTCTCCTGGTCCGGGCCTGGTCGACGACGCCGGGGCCTTCGTCGTCGCAGCGGATTCGGGGCTGGATCGGGCCCTGGAGATGGGCCTGCGCGTCGACCTCGTCGTCGGAGACCTCGACTCGGTCACCGACGAGGCGCTCGCTTCGGCAAAGGCGGCCGGCGTCCCGGTGGAGGTGCACCCCGTGGACAAGGACGCCACCGATCTCGAGCTCGCGCTCGAGGTGTGCCTGGCGCGTCACGCCACGCAGGTGCAGGTCGTGGCCCTCGACGGGGGCCGTCCGGACCACTGGCTCGCCAACGTGTCGTTGCTGTGCTCGCCTCGCTGGGCGGACATGGAAATGCACGCGCTGAGCGCGACGAGCGAGATGAGGGTGGTCAGGGCGGCTACGGAACTGGACTATCGCGTCGGCTCGATCGTGACCCTGCTCGCGTGGGGCGGGCCCGTTCACGGCGTCGAGGTCTCCGGTCTGCGTTGGACGCCGCCGTCCACGCTGGTGCCGGGTGACACCATCGGCGTGTCGAACGAGATCACTGCGTCACCTGTGCAGATCGCAATCAGCGAAGGGGTCCTGCTCGTCGTGGTTCCCGTCGGCGACGGGGACTGA
- a CDS encoding ABC transporter ATP-binding protein, translating to MTTEATQTDGPALVLADVGLDRDGTTILDGIDWTVGPGERWVVLGPNGSGKSSIVRIASLYLHPSHGTVDVLGHRLGRVDVRRLRNRIGYASAALGDAFRPDLVAADVVMTALNGALEPWWHTYSDADRRRARELLESVGCGHVAERALITCSSGERQRVLVARTLMTDPGLVLLDEPTAALDLGGREELVATLDDLAADPSTPPTVLVTHHLEEIPPSFTHALLVRQGKVVAAGSIDEVIVADRLEACFDMPIEVQRRDGRLWGRAHPTRR from the coding sequence GTGACCACCGAGGCGACCCAGACCGACGGCCCCGCGCTCGTACTGGCCGATGTCGGCCTCGACCGCGACGGCACCACGATCCTCGACGGCATCGACTGGACCGTCGGGCCCGGCGAGCGCTGGGTGGTGCTCGGCCCGAACGGCTCGGGCAAGTCGTCGATCGTGCGGATCGCGTCGCTTTACCTGCACCCGAGCCACGGGACGGTGGACGTGCTCGGCCACCGCCTCGGCCGCGTCGACGTCCGCCGTCTGCGTAACAGGATCGGCTATGCGTCCGCCGCGCTCGGTGACGCCTTCAGGCCCGACCTGGTGGCTGCCGACGTCGTGATGACGGCGCTGAACGGCGCCCTGGAACCCTGGTGGCACACCTACAGCGACGCCGACCGCCGACGTGCCCGTGAGCTGCTCGAGTCGGTCGGATGTGGTCACGTCGCCGAGCGCGCCCTCATCACCTGCTCGAGCGGGGAACGCCAGCGCGTCCTGGTGGCGCGCACCCTCATGACCGACCCCGGACTCGTACTGCTCGACGAACCGACCGCTGCGCTCGATCTCGGCGGCCGGGAGGAACTGGTCGCGACACTCGACGACCTCGCGGCGGACCCTTCGACCCCACCGACGGTGCTGGTCACCCACCACCTCGAGGAGATCCCGCCCTCGTTCACCCATGCGCTGCTCGTGCGGCAGGGGAAGGTGGTCGCCGCCGGCAGCATCGACGAGGTCATCGTCGCCGACCGGCTCGAGGCGTGCTTCGACATGCCCATCGAGGTGCAACGGCGCGACGGCCGCCTGTGGGGTCGGGCACACCCGACGCGTCGCTGA
- a CDS encoding peptidoglycan DD-metalloendopeptidase family protein: protein MSRRALMVMLLVLVVGFVRPAGAQSELERAREDVREAQDEVDAALDTIAETQFRADQATSAFWEAQSALYALEEEIAALDEEIAAATAQLDVLRDELRDTAVDAYIKTGQAPSIFETEDINQHAVTEALARFATDTRRDVVDEFRIVRDDLADAQERLAARTSSQTAQIAAAEEARARIDEELASLDVELTTLEDAVAVRESILADFEEEERLRIEEELRRQAEEAARRRAEEEAARAAAAAEEAARVAAQQAEEAARQARLAAESGDGDGGGGGQVAGAPVSGEVPAAPVTPVVTGATGWVCPVAGPFSHIDDFWAPRQYGGVHRANDLIADTGVPVVATVSGEVEFRGGNISGLAVRLSADNGDWFFYGHLSAYENADATWVEAGTVIGYVGMTGNAPIPHLHFEWHQGGYGNYANPYPVVAASC from the coding sequence ATGTCTCGTCGCGCGCTGATGGTGATGTTGCTGGTGTTGGTCGTGGGCTTCGTGCGACCTGCCGGCGCCCAATCGGAACTCGAACGCGCCCGCGAAGACGTCCGCGAGGCCCAGGACGAGGTGGACGCCGCCCTCGACACGATCGCCGAGACGCAGTTCCGTGCCGACCAGGCGACGTCCGCGTTCTGGGAGGCCCAGAGTGCGCTGTACGCGCTCGAGGAGGAGATCGCCGCGCTCGACGAGGAGATCGCGGCGGCCACTGCACAACTCGACGTCCTGCGTGACGAGCTACGTGACACCGCCGTCGACGCCTACATCAAGACCGGTCAGGCCCCGTCGATCTTCGAGACCGAGGACATCAACCAGCACGCCGTGACCGAGGCACTCGCACGATTCGCGACCGACACCAGGCGAGATGTCGTCGACGAGTTCCGGATCGTGCGCGACGACCTCGCCGACGCCCAGGAGCGCCTCGCCGCGCGCACCTCGAGTCAGACGGCCCAGATCGCCGCAGCTGAGGAGGCCCGGGCCCGGATCGACGAGGAGCTCGCGTCCCTCGATGTCGAGCTGACGACGCTCGAGGATGCCGTGGCGGTTCGTGAGTCGATCCTGGCGGACTTCGAGGAGGAGGAACGGCTCCGGATCGAAGAGGAACTCCGCCGCCAGGCCGAGGAGGCCGCCCGTCGCCGCGCCGAGGAGGAGGCGGCGCGAGCCGCCGCGGCCGCCGAGGAGGCGGCGCGCGTCGCCGCTCAACAGGCCGAGGAGGCCGCCCGTCAGGCTCGTCTCGCCGCGGAGAGCGGAGACGGGGACGGCGGCGGAGGCGGCCAGGTCGCTGGTGCCCCGGTATCCGGAGAGGTCCCGGCTGCGCCCGTCACACCCGTGGTGACCGGTGCCACGGGCTGGGTCTGCCCCGTCGCCGGACCCTTCTCACACATCGACGACTTCTGGGCGCCACGCCAGTACGGCGGGGTCCACCGCGCCAACGACCTGATCGCCGACACCGGAGTTCCGGTGGTCGCCACCGTCTCGGGCGAGGTCGAGTTCCGTGGCGGAAACATCAGTGGACTCGCGGTGCGCCTGTCCGCGGACAACGGCGACTGGTTCTTCTACGGGCACCTGTCGGCCTACGAGAACGCCGACGCCACCTGGGTCGAAGCCGGAACCGTGATCGGTTACGTCGGGATGACGGGTAACGCCCCGATTCCCCACCTGCACTTCGAGTGGCACCAGGGCGGTTACGGAAACTACGCGAACCCGTACCCGGTCGTCGCAGCTAGTTGTTGA
- the fabI gene encoding enoyl-ACP reductase FabI, whose translation MGILDGKRILVTGVLTDASLAFGIARLAQAEGAEIVLTGAGRGLRLTERTARKLDEAVDVLELDVTDPAQISAVREALGERWGRVDGALHAIGFAPESCLGGGFMDAPWEDVAVAMHVSAYSLKALAEVVAPLMTDGGSIVGLDFDATVAWPAYDWMGVAKAALESTTRYLARELGPAGIRVNLVAAGPIRTIAAKSIPGFSAFEDAWDERAPLGWDVRDSSAVARSTVALLSDWFPATTGEMLHVDGGYHAIGA comes from the coding sequence ATGGGCATTCTCGACGGAAAACGTATTCTCGTTACCGGCGTTCTGACCGACGCCTCCCTGGCCTTCGGCATCGCACGTCTCGCGCAGGCCGAGGGCGCCGAAATCGTCCTCACCGGCGCGGGCAGGGGGCTCCGTCTCACCGAGCGCACGGCGCGCAAGCTCGACGAGGCGGTCGACGTCCTGGAACTCGACGTGACCGACCCGGCCCAGATCAGCGCCGTGCGTGAGGCGCTGGGCGAGCGGTGGGGACGGGTCGACGGCGCGCTGCACGCCATCGGCTTCGCTCCGGAGTCCTGTCTGGGCGGCGGCTTCATGGACGCACCGTGGGAGGACGTGGCGGTGGCGATGCACGTCTCGGCGTACTCGTTGAAGGCACTGGCCGAGGTGGTCGCCCCGCTCATGACCGACGGTGGCTCGATCGTCGGTCTCGACTTCGACGCGACGGTCGCGTGGCCCGCCTACGACTGGATGGGAGTCGCGAAGGCGGCCCTCGAGTCGACAACCCGCTATCTGGCCCGGGAGCTCGGGCCTGCCGGAATCCGGGTCAACCTGGTCGCCGCCGGGCCGATCCGCACGATCGCCGCCAAATCCATCCCGGGATTCTCCGCGTTCGAGGATGCCTGGGACGAGCGCGCTCCCCTCGGCTGGGACGTGAGGGACTCCTCCGCTGTCGCCCGCTCGACCGTGGCGCTGTTGTCGGACTGGTTCCCCGCCACCACCGGCGAGATGCTCCACGTCGACGGCGGATACCACGCCATCGGGGCCTAG
- the npdG gene encoding NADPH-dependent F420 reductase: MTIGVLGGTGPAGSAIATRLASVGYETIIGSRSKYRAMETCDTILERWSEANLPIEPGDNEAAASADVVIVATPWDAAAATVGAVRDQLHGKVVVSMCNALAKVGHEFQPLVPPRGSVAASVQAAVPDALVAAALHHVPAKELGHIAEPVDSDVLICSDHPEATRVTTEMVAKIAGLRPLDAGELSNAAPIEAFAAVLLQLNVRYKTRVALRFTGLKGG; encoded by the coding sequence GTGACCATAGGAGTTCTCGGAGGAACAGGCCCGGCCGGTAGTGCGATCGCAACGCGACTCGCCTCCGTCGGTTACGAAACGATCATCGGCTCACGCTCGAAGTACCGGGCGATGGAGACGTGCGACACGATCCTGGAGCGGTGGAGCGAGGCGAACCTCCCCATCGAGCCCGGCGACAACGAGGCAGCTGCGTCCGCCGACGTGGTGATCGTCGCCACGCCGTGGGACGCGGCCGCGGCCACGGTGGGGGCGGTGCGCGACCAGCTCCACGGCAAGGTCGTGGTGTCGATGTGCAACGCCCTGGCCAAGGTCGGACACGAGTTCCAGCCACTCGTGCCGCCACGGGGCTCGGTGGCGGCGAGCGTGCAGGCGGCGGTCCCCGACGCGCTCGTCGCGGCGGCCCTGCACCACGTGCCGGCCAAGGAGCTCGGCCACATCGCCGAACCCGTCGACAGCGATGTGCTGATCTGTTCGGACCACCCGGAGGCCACACGCGTGACCACCGAGATGGTGGCGAAAATCGCCGGTCTGCGGCCCCTCGACGCAGGCGAGCTGTCCAACGCAGCGCCCATCGAAGCCTTCGCCGCGGTGCTGTTGCAGCTGAACGTCCGCTACAAGACGCGGGTCGCACTGCGGTTCACGGGTCTCAAGGGCGGCTGA
- the cysS gene encoding cysteine--tRNA ligase, which translates to MAVAGPVRLYDTARRTVVPFEPGPVVTMYTCGITPYDATHLGHAATYVAYDVLQRRLRDLGHETRCVRNVTDVDDDILRKARELGVHYLDLAAAETARFDADMRALEMLESWSEPRATSAIADIRGFIGMVLDNGHAYRSGGAVYFDVATFGSFGQLSGLSRSEMLELAAERGGNPDDPNKRNPLDFVLWQPSEPDEPAWESLWGPGRPGWHIECSALAMRELDTTIDLHGGGADLIFPHHECELAQSEAATGHAFVRHWMHQAMVRMDGEKMSKSLGNLVFISDLLKEYDPRAIRLAIVGHHYRDSWEWNDPLMPDAAARLGRWSDAAATGATDGAGAVADEVRTALDDDLATPRALTAIDAAAAAGTDVSEAAALLGVRLREPDRG; encoded by the coding sequence ATGGCGGTCGCGGGCCCGGTGAGGCTCTACGACACCGCACGGCGCACCGTCGTGCCCTTCGAACCCGGTCCCGTCGTGACCATGTACACGTGCGGGATCACCCCCTACGACGCCACCCACCTCGGTCACGCGGCCACCTACGTCGCCTACGACGTCCTGCAGCGGCGCCTGCGGGACCTCGGCCACGAGACGCGCTGTGTGCGCAACGTCACCGACGTCGACGACGACATCCTGCGCAAGGCGCGCGAGCTCGGCGTGCACTACCTGGACCTCGCCGCCGCCGAGACGGCGCGCTTCGACGCCGACATGCGTGCGCTCGAGATGCTCGAGAGCTGGAGCGAACCCCGCGCCACCTCGGCGATCGCAGACATCCGCGGTTTCATCGGGATGGTTCTCGACAACGGCCACGCCTACCGCTCCGGAGGCGCCGTCTACTTCGACGTGGCCACCTTCGGCAGCTTCGGGCAGCTGAGCGGGCTGTCGAGGTCCGAGATGCTCGAGCTCGCCGCGGAACGCGGCGGCAACCCCGACGACCCCAACAAGAGGAACCCGCTCGACTTCGTGCTGTGGCAGCCGTCCGAGCCCGACGAGCCCGCCTGGGAATCCCTGTGGGGTCCGGGCCGACCGGGTTGGCACATCGAATGTTCAGCGCTCGCCATGCGCGAGCTCGACACGACCATCGACCTGCACGGTGGGGGAGCGGACCTGATCTTCCCCCACCACGAGTGCGAGCTCGCCCAGTCCGAGGCGGCCACCGGGCACGCCTTCGTGCGGCACTGGATGCACCAGGCGATGGTGCGTATGGACGGCGAGAAGATGTCGAAATCGCTCGGGAATCTCGTCTTCATCTCCGACCTCCTCAAGGAGTACGACCCCCGGGCCATCAGGCTCGCGATCGTGGGCCACCACTACCGCGATTCGTGGGAGTGGAACGACCCGCTGATGCCCGACGCCGCCGCCCGGCTCGGGCGTTGGTCCGACGCCGCCGCAACCGGCGCCACCGACGGTGCGGGGGCCGTCGCGGACGAGGTGCGAACCGCCCTCGACGACGACCTCGCCACGCCGCGTGCGCTGACCGCGATCGATGCTGCGGCCGCAGCGGGCACCGATGTCAGCGAGGCGGCGGCGCTTCTCGGCGTGCGTCTGCGCGAGCCCGATCGGGGCTGA
- a CDS encoding lysophospholipid acyltransferase family protein translates to MRPGLAGDVARCVARPVFGLLWRVRVSGVGNIPAGGAIIAANHQSVIDSFFLGVHLPRPVVFIGKAEYLDSWKTRYLFPALGMIPIDRSGGTSSAPALDFGADLLEEGRLLGVYPEGTRSRTGRLHKGRTGIARLAFRTGVPVVPVGIVGTRAIQPPDVACPRPFMRAELRIGRPVSPGGYVDRVPRSLGLRAMTDDVMFAIRELSGLEYDPTYADRQWPGADGSARGLGGISAGVMGDDRPTAREALGAETTVTGRTAAVA, encoded by the coding sequence GTGCGTCCGGGCTTGGCGGGCGACGTCGCCCGCTGTGTCGCCCGGCCGGTCTTCGGGCTCCTGTGGCGGGTGCGGGTCAGCGGTGTCGGCAACATCCCCGCGGGTGGTGCGATCATCGCCGCCAACCACCAGTCGGTGATCGACTCCTTCTTCCTGGGCGTGCACCTTCCCCGGCCCGTCGTGTTCATCGGCAAGGCCGAGTACCTCGACTCCTGGAAGACCCGCTACCTGTTCCCCGCGCTCGGCATGATCCCGATCGACCGTTCCGGGGGGACCAGTTCGGCGCCCGCTCTCGACTTCGGGGCGGATCTGCTCGAAGAGGGCCGTCTCCTCGGCGTCTATCCGGAGGGCACGCGGTCGCGCACCGGTCGACTCCACAAGGGGCGCACCGGGATCGCGCGGCTGGCCTTTCGCACGGGCGTGCCCGTCGTGCCGGTCGGCATCGTGGGCACGCGTGCCATCCAGCCGCCCGACGTGGCATGCCCGCGCCCCTTCATGCGCGCCGAGTTGAGGATCGGCCGGCCCGTGAGCCCCGGGGGTTACGTCGACCGGGTCCCCCGGTCTCTCGGGCTGCGCGCGATGACCGACGACGTGATGTTCGCCATCCGCGAGCTCTCGGGGCTGGAATACGACCCGACCTACGCGGACCGGCAGTGGCCCGGGGCCGACGGATCCGCCCGGGGTCTGGGCGGAATCTCCGCCGGTGTGATGGGCGACGACCGGCCGACGGCACGCGAGGCTCTGGGCGCCGAAACCACCGTGACCGGGCGGACCGCGGCGGTAGCGTGA
- the thrS gene encoding threonine--tRNA ligase produces MSEISVTLPDGSQRPLSDGATGRDLAESIGPGLAKAALVVAVDGDLRDLDASLHDGAEVSIVTADSAEGVETIRHSTAHVLAQAVLDLWPGATFAIGPAIDNGFYYDFDLPDGETFGDDDLERIEARMREIIGEDQPFVRSEVGADEALRLMADHPYKREIIERVTGGGVDGELASEVAGDGSVSFYRNSDSFVDMCRGPHVPSTGRLGHFALQKVAGAYWRGDERRPMLQRIYGTAWASKKDLKAHLHRLEEAAKRDHRRLARELDLVSWPEELGPGLAVWHPKGATVRTLMEDYSRDRHRSDYEFVFSPHIAKAGLWETSGHLDFYAESMYPPMELDGASYYPKPMNCPFHVMIYRSDQRSYRDLPLRLFELGAVYRYELSGAVHGLLRSRGFTQDDSHIFCTREQLAEELASLLSFVLSVLRAFGFEDFEFKLSTRPSEKSVGEDELWDLATEGLRYALESADLTYTVDEGAGAFYGPKIDVDVMDAIGRSWQLSTIQADFTLPERFDLTYIGPDGDRHQPVMIHRALFGSVERFFGVLLEHYAGAFPVWLSPIQVRVLPVADEHDDYARSVRDRLRGEGRRVDVVAADEPLGRRIRNAKMEKIPYVLIINNNDVAAATVGVNARGGDQPDRDVALDDFAARLGADVDALR; encoded by the coding sequence ATGTCAGAGATCAGCGTCACCCTCCCCGACGGCTCCCAGCGTCCGCTCTCCGACGGAGCGACCGGGCGTGATCTCGCCGAATCGATCGGACCGGGGCTTGCGAAGGCGGCGCTCGTGGTCGCCGTCGACGGCGATCTGCGTGACCTGGACGCGTCGCTGCACGACGGTGCCGAGGTGTCGATCGTGACGGCCGACAGCGCGGAGGGCGTCGAGACGATCCGGCACTCCACGGCCCACGTGCTGGCACAGGCGGTCCTGGACCTGTGGCCCGGGGCGACGTTCGCGATCGGTCCCGCCATCGACAACGGCTTCTACTACGACTTCGACCTTCCCGACGGCGAGACGTTCGGCGACGACGACCTCGAGCGCATCGAGGCCCGCATGCGCGAGATCATCGGGGAGGACCAGCCCTTCGTGCGCTCCGAGGTCGGCGCGGACGAGGCGCTGCGCCTCATGGCCGACCACCCCTACAAGCGCGAGATCATCGAGCGGGTGACGGGCGGCGGCGTCGACGGTGAGCTCGCCTCCGAGGTCGCCGGTGACGGCTCGGTCAGCTTCTACCGCAACAGCGATTCGTTCGTCGACATGTGCCGTGGCCCCCACGTCCCTTCGACGGGACGTCTCGGCCACTTCGCGCTCCAGAAGGTCGCCGGGGCCTACTGGCGCGGTGACGAACGGCGTCCGATGCTCCAGCGCATCTACGGGACCGCGTGGGCCTCGAAGAAGGACCTCAAGGCCCACCTCCACCGGCTGGAGGAGGCCGCCAAGCGCGATCACCGCCGCCTGGCGCGCGAACTCGACCTCGTCTCGTGGCCCGAGGAGCTGGGACCCGGCCTCGCGGTGTGGCACCCGAAGGGTGCGACGGTGCGCACGCTCATGGAGGACTACTCCCGGGACCGTCACCGCAGCGACTACGAGTTCGTCTTCAGCCCCCACATTGCCAAGGCCGGCCTGTGGGAGACCAGCGGCCACCTCGACTTCTACGCCGAGTCGATGTACCCGCCGATGGAGCTCGACGGCGCGTCGTACTACCCGAAGCCGATGAACTGCCCGTTCCACGTGATGATCTACCGGTCCGACCAGCGTTCGTACCGGGACCTGCCGCTGCGCCTCTTCGAGCTCGGCGCGGTGTACCGCTACGAGTTGTCGGGAGCGGTGCACGGCCTGTTGCGCAGCCGCGGGTTCACCCAGGACGACAGCCACATCTTCTGCACCCGCGAACAGCTCGCGGAGGAACTGGCCTCGCTGTTGTCGTTCGTCCTGTCGGTCCTGCGGGCCTTCGGGTTCGAGGACTTCGAGTTCAAGCTCTCCACCCGTCCCAGCGAGAAGTCCGTCGGCGAGGACGAACTGTGGGACCTCGCCACCGAGGGTCTGCGCTACGCCCTCGAGAGCGCGGACCTGACCTACACGGTCGACGAGGGTGCCGGCGCCTTCTACGGCCCGAAGATCGACGTCGACGTCATGGATGCGATCGGCCGGTCGTGGCAGTTGTCGACGATCCAGGCGGACTTCACGCTGCCGGAGCGGTTCGACCTCACCTACATCGGTCCCGACGGGGACCGCCATCAGCCGGTGATGATCCACCGGGCCCTGTTCGGGTCGGTCGAGCGGTTCTTCGGTGTCCTGCTCGAGCACTACGCCGGGGCGTTCCCGGTGTGGCTGAGCCCCATCCAGGTCCGTGTGCTGCCGGTCGCGGACGAACACGACGACTACGCCCGCTCGGTGCGGGACCGCCTGCGAGGCGAGGGTCGGCGGGTGGACGTCGTGGCCGCCGACGAGCCCCTGGGGCGCAGGATCCGCAACGCGAAGATGGAGAAGATCCCCTATGTCCTCATAATAAACAACAACGACGTCGCCGCTGCGACCGTCGGGGTCAATGCCCGTGGTGGGGACCAGCCCGATCGCGATGTCGCTCTCGACGACTTCGCGGCCCGTCTCGGCGCCGACGTCGACGCGCTCCGCTGA
- a CDS encoding HIT domain-containing protein, whose protein sequence is MAEGEAVEGAGPRGGLARLWAGWRHAYVADIDAVAGTTTEGTVFERILAAGLDDSVCHILWRGRAVFAILNAYPYATGHLMVLPFRPVAQLGDLTTDESLELWEAVGHGVAAVEEAYSPEGMNVGMNLGAAGGAGVPDHIHVHVVPRWGGDTNFMTSVAEARVLPEPLDETWRRLRAAWPVPDADGAPIPSKP, encoded by the coding sequence GTGGCCGAGGGCGAGGCCGTCGAGGGTGCCGGCCCCCGTGGAGGGCTCGCGCGGCTTTGGGCGGGGTGGCGCCACGCCTACGTCGCCGACATCGACGCCGTCGCCGGCACGACCACAGAGGGAACCGTCTTCGAGCGGATCCTGGCCGCAGGCCTCGACGACTCGGTGTGTCACATCCTGTGGCGTGGGAGGGCGGTGTTCGCCATCCTCAACGCGTACCCCTACGCCACCGGTCACCTCATGGTGCTGCCCTTCCGACCGGTGGCGCAACTGGGAGATCTGACCACTGACGAGTCGCTGGAGCTGTGGGAGGCCGTCGGCCACGGCGTGGCGGCCGTCGAGGAGGCCTACTCGCCCGAGGGGATGAACGTCGGAATGAACCTCGGTGCCGCCGGCGGGGCCGGGGTGCCCGACCACATCCACGTCCACGTCGTCCCGCGCTGGGGCGGCGACACCAACTTCATGACCTCGGTGGCCGAGGCCCGCGTTCTGCCCGAACCGCTCGACGAGACATGGCGGCGCCTGCGCGCCGCCTGGCCGGTGCCCGACGCCGACGGCGCGCCGATACCGTCGAAACCGTGA
- a CDS encoding CDP-alcohol phosphatidyltransferase family protein, translating into MFDGHWRTAVDKAVDPLGVQLRRTGITADVLTVLGLVIAGVAAVVIANGYLRIGFVVFVAAGIPDLLDGAVAKASGTSGKRGAFFDSTADRITDALLFGGIAWYLASNEPGRISILPVAVMAAAQIISYQRAKAESLGFDAKGGIMERAERFIAMSFGLIFPEILIGVLWAMLVLTLVTAVQRFVKVWRQASRVQPEAATGARDRRRARRSERRGDRRARRAPGA; encoded by the coding sequence ATGTTCGACGGTCACTGGCGCACCGCGGTCGACAAGGCCGTCGACCCCCTGGGCGTACAACTTCGCCGCACCGGCATCACCGCCGACGTGCTCACCGTGCTCGGCCTCGTGATAGCAGGTGTGGCCGCCGTGGTGATCGCCAACGGCTACCTGCGGATCGGATTCGTCGTGTTCGTCGCCGCGGGGATCCCCGACCTGCTCGACGGCGCCGTCGCGAAGGCCTCGGGGACCTCGGGAAAGCGCGGCGCGTTCTTCGACTCGACAGCGGACCGGATCACCGATGCGCTGCTCTTCGGTGGTATCGCCTGGTACCTGGCGTCGAACGAACCGGGCCGGATCTCGATCCTGCCGGTGGCGGTGATGGCCGCGGCGCAGATCATCTCCTACCAGCGGGCCAAGGCGGAGTCGCTCGGCTTCGACGCCAAGGGCGGAATCATGGAGCGCGCCGAACGCTTCATCGCGATGAGTTTCGGACTCATCTTCCCCGAGATCCTCATCGGCGTGCTGTGGGCGATGCTCGTGCTCACGCTGGTGACCGCGGTTCAGCGGTTCGTCAAGGTCTGGCGTCAGGCCAGCCGGGTCCAGCCCGAGGCCGCGACGGGCGCACGTGACCGTCGCCGCGCACGTCGCAGCGAACGGCGCGGCGACCGCCGTGCGCGCCGGGCGCCGGGCGCCTGA
- a CDS encoding phosphatidylinositol mannoside acyltransferase: protein MPDRASGRYRYGAALARALPKRVADLAAAGVGIGAGSLAGERRIIVERHLARAYGELSGPALRHATRQVFLAKARYLVDGARLPTQSASQIDAHFVYDGYEHIDDALASGVGPILALPHVGSWEFAGAWLAKVVGHRVTAVVEALDDRETFSWMAGQRAAMGIDVVPLGPGAAAPLIRALKERSIVCLLCDRDIVGDGVEVTFFGEKTTLPAGPATLALRTGAALLPTAVYQRGSMNHGVVRPPIPVQREGRLRADVTRITQLLADELEIMIRAAPEQWHIMVPNWPSDLAALAAARAGG from the coding sequence GTGCCCGACCGGGCATCGGGCCGCTACCGCTATGGCGCCGCGCTCGCGCGGGCCCTGCCGAAACGGGTCGCGGATCTGGCGGCGGCCGGCGTGGGCATCGGCGCAGGGAGCCTGGCCGGGGAGCGGCGCATCATCGTCGAACGCCACCTCGCCCGGGCCTATGGGGAACTCTCCGGACCCGCGCTGCGTCACGCCACTCGTCAGGTGTTCCTTGCGAAGGCCCGCTACCTCGTGGACGGGGCCCGTCTGCCCACGCAGTCGGCATCGCAGATCGACGCGCACTTCGTCTACGACGGCTACGAGCACATCGACGACGCCCTCGCCAGCGGGGTCGGCCCGATCCTCGCCCTGCCCCACGTCGGGAGTTGGGAGTTCGCCGGTGCGTGGCTCGCGAAGGTCGTCGGTCACCGCGTCACGGCGGTCGTCGAGGCGCTCGACGACCGCGAGACGTTCTCGTGGATGGCCGGACAGCGCGCGGCCATGGGCATCGACGTCGTCCCGCTCGGTCCGGGTGCGGCGGCGCCGCTCATCCGGGCGCTCAAGGAGAGGTCGATCGTCTGCCTGCTCTGTGACCGCGACATCGTGGGTGACGGCGTGGAGGTCACCTTCTTCGGCGAGAAGACGACGCTGCCGGCCGGACCGGCCACCCTGGCCCTGCGAACGGGCGCGGCGTTGTTGCCGACGGCGGTCTACCAGCGCGGCTCCATGAACCACGGGGTCGTGCGGCCGCCGATCCCGGTGCAGCGCGAAGGCCGGCTGCGTGCGGACGTCACGAGGATCACGCAACTGCTCGCCGACGAACTGGAGATCATGATCCGCGCCGCGCCCGAGCAGTGGCACATCATGGTGCCGAACTGGCCATCCGACCTCGCCGCCCTGGCTGCCGCCCGGGCGGGTGGCTGA